TTCAACCGGATATCGCTGGGCAGTCACAGCGGGCGAACTGATTGTCGGCGACCTGGCGGATGAAGCCGCGATCGAGGGGCTGTTTTCAAAACATGAGTTTGAGGCTGTGCTTCATTTCGCTGCCAACATCGTCGTGCCGGAATCGGTTGAGAATCCTCTCAAGTACTACAGTAACAATACCCGCAATACCTTGAATCTGCTTAAAGCTATTGAAAAATATCGCGTTCCTTTCATGGTATTTTCTTCAACGGCGGCGGTTTACGGGATGCCAGAGCAAACCGTGTTAACCGAAGAGCTCCCGCTCGCGCCTATCAATCCTTACGGCGCCTCCAAAATGATGAGTGAGCGGATGATCATGGATCTTGCCGCGGCATCGGAGCTCAATTACGTCATACTTCGTTACTTCAACGTCGCAGGCGCCAGCCCGGAGGGACTGCTGGGGCAGGCTACGCCGGAAGCAACGCACCTGATCAAGGTTGCCTGCGAGTGCGCCACAGGTCAGCGTGAGGGCATGAGCGTGTTTGGCACCGACTATGAGACCCGGGACGGTACCTGTGTTCGTGACTACATTCACGTGGAAGATCTGGCAAAGGCTCATGTCATGGCGCTGGATTACATGGCGCGTGGCGGCGATTCCCGGGTTCTGAATTGTGGGTATGGCCGTGGCTTTACTGTCCGGGAAGTGATTGACGTGGTTAAAAAACACTCCGGTCGAGAGTTCCCGGTGACTGAAACCGGGCGCAGGGCCGGGGATCCGGCGGCGCTGATGGCGGACAATTCGCGAATCCGGGCAACACTCGGTTGGAAACCGGATTTTGATGATCTGGACACCATTGTCGGGACGGCGCTTGCCTGGGAAGAAATCTGGCAGAAAAAGAAAACTGCCAACGCAAACTGAGTTTTAGTCTTTTCTTTCTGATCGGGATTTAACGGATGAAAATAACGATTTTTGGTACCGGTTACGTGGGCCTCGTAACCGGTGCATGTCTTGCCGATGTGGGTCACCATGTGCTGTGCATGGATGTTGACCAACACAAAATTGAAAAGCTGAAAAACGGACAGATTCCGATTTACGAGCCGGGTCTCGACAACATCGTCAGGCACACGGTAGAAGCAGGGCGGCTGTCATTCACAACCGATACCGAAGAAGCGGTGGGCCACGGCATACTTCAGTTTATTGCCGTGGGGACGCCTCCGGATGAAGATGGGTCGGCCGACCTGCAGTATGTGACTGCCGTTGCGAAATCCATCGGCCAGTACATGGATGAATACAAGGTAGTAGTCGACAAATCGACTGTGCCTGTGGGGACAGGGGACAAGGTAAAGGCGGCTGTCCGTGCCCAGCTTGACCGTCGTGGCCTTGAGCTGGAGTTTGATGTGGTATCGAACCCTGAGTTTCTGAAGGAAGGTGCGGCGATCAATGACTTCATGAAGCCGGACCGGATTGTTGTGGGTACCGACAGTGAAAAGGCGGCCGAACTTCTGAGGGAGGTGTATTACCCGTTCAACCGTTCCCATGATCGGATGATTTTTATGGATGTCCGGTCTGCGGAACTCACCAAGTACGCTGCCAATTCCATGCTGGCGACCAAAATCAGCTTCATGAACGAAATCGCAAACCTGTCGGAGCGCCTTGGTGCGGACATTGAAGCAGTTCGTCGTGGCATCGGGTCCGACCCGCGCATTGGGTATCATTTTATTTATCCGGGTTGCGGCTACGGAGGCTCCTGTTTCCCGAAAGATGTTCAGGCGCTGGCGCGGACGGCGAGGGATTGCGACTACGATGCCCCGTTACTGAATGCTGTAGAAGCCGTAAATGATGCCCAGAAGCACGTGCTTTTTGACAAGATCAGTCATTACTTCATGGGGAACCTTAAGGGTAAGGTTGTGGCGTTATGGGGGCTTGCGTTCAAACCTAATACAGATGATATGCGTGAGGCCTCTTCGCGCAGACTGATGGAGGACCTCTGGAAAGCGGGTTCTGTAGTCCAGGCTTTCGATCCTGAAGCGATGGAAGAAACCCAGCGCATTTACGGTGATCAGGCCGGCCTGACGCTCTGCGGCACCAAGGAGCAGGCTCTCAAGGGCGCGGATGTTCTGGTGATTTGCACCGAGTGGAAGGAGTTCCGTTCTCCGGACTTTGATATGATTGCGTCTGCTTTGAAGGAGCCGGTCGTGTTTGATGGTCGGAATCTTTACGAGCCTGAGATGCTGGATCGTTATGGGCTGATTTACTACGCGATCGGCCGCGGCAGAAATCAGTTCCATTCGGAGTAACCATGATGGAGAAACCGGAGTTTCAGCTCCACGAGCGGCTGGCGGCGGACACGATCAGTCTCGGCCGGAGCCGATTATGCGAAATCCGGTTGATGAATGATCGTACCTGGCCGTGGGTGCTTCTGGTGCCTGCGTTTGCAGGCATCCGGGAGATCTACGAGCTGACCGGTGAGCAGCAACAGCGGTTGATGGAAGAATCTTCCACTTTGAGTCGCGGTATGATGGCGCAGTTTTCGGGCGACAAGATGAACGTGGCTGCGCTCGGCAACATGGTGCCTCAGCTCCATTTGCATCATATTGTTCGTTTTGAGGGGGATCCTGCCTGGCCGGGGCCGGTGTGGGGCAAGCAAAGCCCTGTGCCCTACACGGATGACGAGCTTGTCGGTATGAGGCGTAAGCTTGAACCTGTGCTGTCGCTGCTTACATGAGGTCTGGTCAGGCTGCGGTATGAGTTACTTTCTGGATGCGCGCCTGGCCATGGTCTGTGCCCCCATAAGAATCATCCGAAGCTCTGTTTTCAGCTTGATCTTTAACTCCTCTCGTTCTTTCGCTGTTGTGTCCAGAGCTTCGGCGCCCTGATTGAAAACCAGTGTCACCATCGCTTCGGCGACAAGTCGGGCGTCGGAAAGTGGTTTCCCCCGCTCCTCGGCAACTCTGTGAAGGTCATCGGCCAGCTCGGTTGCAAAATGATCAATCTCGGCTTTGATTGCCGTCCGGAAGGGCTTGGACACGCCGGTTCGCTCCCGGAGCATCAGACGGAACAGGTTCGCGTTATTGCCGAGGTACTCCATGAATGTTTCCACCGACGTGGAAATGGCGCTGCCATCACGGGCGATCCGCTTTCTCGCGTGACGCATCAGCTGGCGCAGCGCGACACCGCCCTCATCAACGAGGGCAAGACCCAATTCGTCGAGTTCGGAAAAATGACGATAGAACGAGGTGGGCGCAATTCCCGCTTCCCGTGCAACTTCCCGAAGACTGAGACTTCCAAAGCCACGATCAGCGCTCAGTTGTGCCAGTGCGGCATCCATCAGGGCACGACGAGTTCGGAGTTTTTGCTCGGCTCTGGACGACAAAGTGCGGCTCCCTATACTGCATGAACCGAGCATTCTAGCGATCTGTGGGCAGGGAGTCATCCAGCCCGGAGAGTCACCGAGAATCACGCCTGATTTTCCGCGACATTGTGTTTATAATGGGCGGCTTTTCCAGTAAGGTCGCGACGAAATTTTTGCGGGCCAGATTTGAGTAGCAAATAAGCGTCACATGCTTGGCCAGACATTACGCACACATCAGAAACAACGGGAACCGGTATGCGCAGTCATTATTGCGGTGGGATCAATGAATCCCACATTGATCAGGAAGTCACACTCTGCGGATGGGTACACCGCCGCCGTGACCATGGGGGTGTTATTTTCCTTGATCTGCGGGATAGGGATGGTATTTCCCAGGTGGTTGTCGATCCTGACACCCCGGAAAGCTTTGCTCTTGCAGAGAAGGTCCGTAGTGAGTTTGTTGTCAAGGTAACCGGCCGGGTGCGTCGCCGTCCCGCAGGCACCGAGAACAACAACATGCCGACCGGCCAGGTTGAGCTCCTGGGTAAGGAAGTGAGTATCCTGAACGCGGCCGCAACGCCACCGTTCCCTCTGGATGAGCATGTCGACGTGGGCGAGGATGTGCGTCTGCGCTACCGCTTCGTCGATCTGCGTCGCCCGGAAATGATCAATCGCCTCCGGTTCCGTTCCCGTGTGACCAGTTACATCCGTAACTACCTGGACAGCAACGGCTTTATGGATGTGGAAACTCCGATCCTGACCCGTGCAACTCCCGAAGGTGCCCGTGACTACCTGGTTCCAAGCCGGACTCACGAAGGCTCCTTCTTCGCGCTGCCCCAGTCCCCCCAACTGTTCAAGCAGCTATTGATGGTGTCTGGCGTAGACCGCTACTACCAGATTGCCAAGTGTTTCCGTGATGAAGACCTGCGGGCCGATCGCCAGCCCGAGTTTACTCAGGTGGATATCGAGGCATCGTTTATTGACGAAGAGACCCTGATGGGGCTGAACGAAGACATGATTCGTTCCCTGTTCAAGGATGTGTTGGACGTCGAACTGCCGACATTCCCGCGTATGCCGCACTCGGAGGCGATGCAGCGCTTTGGCAGCGACAAGCCAGACCTGCGCATCCCGCTTGAGCTGATTGATGTGGCGGACCTGGTTGAAAGCGTTGATTTCAAGGTATTTGCAGGGCCGGCCAAGGACCCGAAAGGTCGTGTTGCTGCATTGCGCGTGCCGAAGGGTGGGGAGCTGACCCGTAAGCAAATCGATGAGTACACCAAGTTTGTGGGCATCTATGGCGCCAAAGGTCTGGCCTACATCAAGGTAAACGATCTGTCCAAGGGTGTTGACGGTCTGCAGTCGCCGATTATCAAGTTCCTCGGTGCCGACGTAGCTCAGGCCATCATGGAACGCGTTGGTGCTGAAGACGGTGATATCGTGTTCTTCGGTGCAGATAAAACCACGGTGGTTAACGAGGCTCTGGGTGCACTGCGTATCAAGGTTGGTCATGACCTGGGCATGCTGACTTGCGAGTGGGCCCCTTTATGGGTTGTGGATTTCCCGATGTTCGAGGAGTTGCCTGACGGTGGCCTGACCGCGATCCACCATCCGTTCACTGCACCTTCCTGCAGTGCCGAAGAGCTGGCGGCAAACCCGGCTACTGCTCTGTCCCGTGCGTATGACATGGTACTCAACGGAACCGAGCTCGGCGGTGGTTCGATCCGTATCCATGATGAGAAGATGCAGGAAGCGGTATTCGGTATTCTCGGCATTGGCGAGGAAGAATCCCGTGCCAAATTTGGCTTCCTGCTGGATGCACTGAAGTTCGGTTGCCCGCCGCACGGTGGCCTGGCCTTCGGTCTTGATCGTCTGGTTATGCTGATGACAGGGGCCACGTCCATTCGTGATGTGATCGCTTTCCCGAAAACCCAGAGTGCAACCTGCCTGATGACCCAGGCGCCCGGCGAGGTGGATGAGAAGCAGCTGCGTGAACTGCATATCCGCCTGCGAAAATCGGCCAAAGCGCTTGAAGGTAACAAGGCGGAGAACGAGGGGCAGAAAAGCGAGTAAATTCTGATGCGCCGGTGACCACTCAGGTGCACCGGCGCAATCATGGAATCGTACTGAAGCGACAGGGGTATCGATTTGGCGATCATTCTGGGCGTTGACCCCGGGTCGAGAATCACCGGTTTCGGGATTATCCGGGCGGAAGGTCGTACGATCGAGTACATTGACAGTGGCTGCATCAGGGTGGGCGAAAAGCCCATGGCTGAGCGGCTGCAGGCGATTTTTCAGAGTCTGGCTACGCTCATAGGTGAGTTCCGCCCGGAAGAATTTGCCATTGAGCAGGTATTCATGGCGCGAAATCCGGACTCTGCGCTGAAGCTCGGTCAGGCAAGGGGCGCCGCCATTGTCAGTGCTGCCAACAGCGGGCTCGCTGTTCATGAGTACTCGGCGCGGCAGGTCAAACAGGCGGTCGTGGGTAAGGGCGGTGCAGATAAGGCCCAGGTCCAGCACATGGTGCAGGTGCTGCTGGCTCTCTCCCGCAAGCCCCAGGCGGATGCTGCCGATGCACTCGCCATTGCCTTGTGCCATGCCCACATGAGCCAGAGCATTCTCCGTGTGGCAGGTGGTGGCGGAAAGGTGCGTAGCGGGCGAGTGCGACAACAATAATTCGCTCTCAGGAGCAACAGGAGATTCCCTTGATAGGTCGTATCCGAGGCATTTTGATAGAAAAAGCGCCTGGTCATGTTCTGGTGGAATGCTCCGGGCCTGGTTACGAAATCGACATTCCCTACACCACCTTTTTCCACCTTCCCGAGATTGGAGAGGAGGTCGTTCTCCATACCCATTTTGCGGTGCGTGAGGATGCCCAGAGCCTCTACGGCTTTGCGTCGCGTCTGGACAGGGATTTGTTTCGTTTGCTCATCAAGGTGAATGGCGTGGGTCCAAAACTGGCCGTGGGGATCCTCTCGGGTCTTGATGCCCACCAGTTCATCCGTTGTGTTGAGGCCCGTGATGCGAATGCTCTGGTTAAACTTCCCGGCGTTGGCAAAAAGACCGCTGAACGCCTGCTTATTGAAATGGCAGATCGGATAGGGCAACTTGAAGGGCAGTTTGTACCGGCATCTCCTGAGAGCGCCGGGTCCGCAGCGGCTCTCTCGGCAGTCCCGGTTCGTAGTCCTGATGCCCGAGAGGAAGCGGAGGAGGCTCTTATCGCATTGGGCTACAAGCCACAAGAGGCGGCGAGGGCGATCAACAAGATTGCGGAAGAGGGGATGTCCAGCCAAACCCTGATCCGCCTGGCTCTGCGTAATATGATACCGGCATGATGACGCCAGTTTAATGTGTCGCCTGTGTAGCGCCAAACCTGTAGAGAGCGTAACGTGACACCCTCGGGCCCGTTTGTACAATTGGGGCAACGTTAAACAGAGGCGGGCGCACAGGCATGATGTTGATTCCCAGAAAACGGATAATGCCATGATCGAATCCGACCGACTGATCTCAGCACGGGCCGGTGAATACGAAGAGGTGCATGACCGGGCTATTCGTCCCACGTTGTTGGCTGAGTACGTCGGTCAGCCTTCCGTGCGGGAGCAGATGGATATTTTCATCTCCGCAGCTCGTGGTCGCCAGGAAGCACTGGATCATGTGTTGATTTTTGGTCCGCCTGGGCTTGGCAAAACTACGCTGGCCAATATCATTGCCAACGAGATGGGGGTTTCTATCAAGACAACCTCCGGCCCGGTTCTCGAAAAGGCCGGCGACCTTGCCGCAATGCTTACCAATCTCGAAGAAGGCGACGTTCTTTTTATCGACGAGATCCATCGCCTCAGCGCGGCTGTGGAAGAAGTTCTCTATCCGGCGATGGAAGACTACCAGCTGGATATCATGATTGGTGAAGGGCCTGCAGCCCGTTCCATCAAGCTGGATCTCCCCCCGTTTACGCTCGTTGGTGCCACCACCCGTGCGGGTTTGCTCACATCACCTTTGCGCGACCGGTTTGGTATTGTCCAGCGACTGGAGTTTTATAACACCGAAGATCTCACCAGTATCATCACGCGATCTGCGCGCCTGTCCTCCGTGAATATTGATGAAGCAGGGGCTTTTGAAATTGCGCGCCGGTCACGTGGTACTCCACGAATCGCCAATCGACTGTTGCGCAGGGTTCGCGACTTTGCGGAAGTTCGTTCGGACGGGCATATCAGCGTCGATATAGCCGACCAGGCCCTGAATATGCTTAAGGTGGATAGTCAGGGGTTCGATCATATGGATCGTCGCCTGCTGCTCGCAATGATTGAAAAATTTGACGGTGGCCCGGTAGGCGTAGAAAGCCTGGCTGCTGCAATCAGTGAAGAGCGCGGCACCATCGAAGATGTTCTGGAGCCATTTTTGATCCAGCAGGGGTACATGTTGCGGACACCTCGGGGTCGAATGGTGACCTCCAATGCTTATCAGCATTTCGGTGTTGTGCCTCCGAAATCCGGCAGGGAGGACGATCTTTTTGGCTGAGCAGGAAGCGGGCAGTTTTTTTGAGCTACCCATCCGTGTTTATATCGAAGACACCGATGCCGGTGGCATCGTGTTCCACGCAAAATACCTTCACTATATGGAGCGTGCCCGCACTGAGTGGGTGCGCAGCTGTGGCGTTGGGTTGCGCGCCGGGCTTGCCGACAATATCAGTTATGTTGTTCAGCGATTGGCAGTCCACTATTCGTTACCGGCCCGCCTCGACGACCAGTTGATGGTGACCGCTGAGCCAGTCGCATCCGGCCGGGTGTGGATGGAGTTTCGGCAGCGGGTTTTCCGGGCAATTGACCGGAAACTGCTGTGCGAGGCAGATGTCAGGGTGGCATGTGTGGCGCTGGATACCGGTCGCCCACGGCGTTTACCCGAAAATATGCAGGAATTGCTCAGGAAGCATATCCGAATCATCGAAACGACCAACAGAACAAGCCAGGAGTAAAAGGTGGAATCAGAAGTCTCAGTCTGGTATCTCGTTTCCAACGCCGGTGTGCTGGTGCAGCTGGTTATGCTGTTGCTCGCACTGGCATCTGTCATGTCCTGGGCTCTGATCTTTCAGCGCCTGCAGGTCTTCCGAAAAGCCAGACAGGCTCAGCTCGCCTTTGAGGAAAGGTTCTGGTCGGGCATGGATCTGGGGCAGCTCTACCGGGAAGTGAATGCGGAACCAACGGCGTTCTCGGGGATGGAGTCTGTTTTCCGTGCAGGGTTCAAGGAGTTTTCACGTCTCCGCCAGCAAAGTCGCGACGCAGACGCCGTTATGGAAGGTTCCCAGCGGGCAATGAGAGTGGCTTTTTCCCGGGAGCAGGAGCGTTTGGAAACGCACCTTCCGTTTCTTGCAACGGTGGGCTCCACCAGCCCTTATATTGGTCTGTTCGGGACGGTTTGGGGCATCATGAACTCGTTCCGTGGCCTGGCTCAGGTGCAGCAAGCGACCCTCGCAACGGTCGCTCCGGGTATTTCCGAGGCGCTTATTGCGACTGCCATGGGCCTCTTCGCGGCCATTCCGGCAGTAATTGCCTATAACCGTTTTTCCGCCATGTCGGACGCGCTCCTGAAGAATTATGAGACGTTTGCTGAGGAGTTTTCCAGCATTCTGCACCGTCGGGTGCATAGTAGCGAAAAGAGTGTGGCGTAATGCCTGTTTACCTAAAGACTGGAGCATAACGCAATGAAAGGCATGGGAATGATGCCGGAGCATCGGCGTAAGCCGATGTCGGAGATAAACGTTGTCCCGTACATTGATGTGATGTTGGTGCTTCTGGTGATTTTCATGGTAACGGCACCGATGCTTACCCAAGGTGTAAAGGTGGATCTGCCCGAGACAACCTCTGACCCGATTCAGCCTGATAAGAATGTGGAGTCCATTGTTGTATCGGTGGACACCAACGGCGCGTATTACCTTGAAGTCGGTGATAAAGGTAGCGATCCGATGTCTCTGGGTGAAGTTCGGGAGCAAATTGCCAAAATCCTCTCGCAGAGGACCAATAGCGAGATCCTCGTGCGTGGCGACGAGCATGTTGAATATGGAACCGTGGTTCGGCTGATGGCGGAATTACAGGGGGCCGGAGCAAGCAGCATCGGCCTGATAACCGAATCGCCTTTGGACGAGAAGTGAGACCAGTGCGGGCAGAGTTGTTGTGAAAGGTCACGAGCGTGAATTAACCAGCACGGGCAAGCCCCCATGGAAGTCGCCGGTTGTATTGTCGGTCACCCTGCATCTGCTGATTATTGGCATTGCACTGGCCGGCTGGTCGTGGACAAGTCCGGAGCATGAGCCACCGCCCCGGAGTATCTCGGCGAGACTGATTTCCCAGACTCCGGAACCTAGCCCGATTGTGGAACCCGTTGACCAACCCGATCGTGAGGAAGAGCGAAGGGCAGCGGAACAGAAGCGCAAGGCAGAGGAGCAGCGAAAGGAAGAGGCACGCAAGTTGGCGGAGCAACAAGCCCGCGAGGCGGCCCAGCAGAAGGCTGAGGAGGAGCGAAAACGCCAACAGGCTCTGGCCCGTGAACGCGAAGAGGAAAAGGCGCGGGCAGAGGAAGCGGCCCGTCAGAAGGCGGAAGCTGAAGCGAAAGAACGTGAGCGGAAGAAAGCTGCAGAGGAGAAGCAGCGACAGCAGGAGGCCAAGCGGAAAGCGGAGGAAGAAAAGCGCCTTCAGGAAGAGCGTCGTAAACGTGAAGAGGCTGAGCGCAAAAAGCGGGAAGAGGAAGCGCGCCAGGAAGCGGAGCGTAAGCGTCTCGAAGCGGAACGGAAGTTAAGGGAGCAACAGCTGGAAGCATTGGCGGACGAGGCTGAAAGATCCAGGAAGGCAGAAGCCGAGAGGCAGGCCCAGGCAGCTGCGGCTCGCGCCCGCGAGGCTCAGATGCTGACCGAAAGTGAGAAATACCTGGCACTCATCAAGGAGAGGCTCCAGCAGGCATGGTATCCGCCGTCTTCGGCGACTGAACAGATGGTGGCGCACCTGCAAATTACCTTATTGCCAACCGGAGAGCTTTCCGGGGTAAGACTGACTCGGAGCAGTGGCAACACAGCATTTGATAATTCGGCCATGGGTGCAGTCCGTGCTCTGAACCGGTACCCGATTCCGGACGACCGGGATACATTTGAACGGTACTTTCGTCAGTTCACTATTGAATTCAACCCAAGCGGGTTGAGATAAGGAAACGGATAACAAAATGACACAGCGGAATTGGACTATGTCGTTACACAAAGCGCTGGCAACGGTGGCGCTGGTCTTCCTGATGGCAGCCAGTGCCCATGCTGAATTGTTGATCCGGATTACCGAGGGGGCGGATTCGGCTATCCCCATTTCTATTGTCCCGTTTGCCGAGAATGGTGCCATCCCCCCGGGAGACAAAGTCAGCAGCGTGGTTCAAAGCGACCTCACCATGAGCGGCGAGTTTCGACCGCTGCCACCTGAAAAAATGCTGAGTCTTCCCTCCAAGCGTGAGGACGTGTTTTTCCGCGACTGGCGACTGTTGGGGCAGCGCTACGTCCTGGTCGGTGAGTTGACTCGTAGTGCGGATCGCGTGCAAGCGCGTTATGAACTCTTTGATGTGAACACCGAACAGAGAGTTCTTGGAGAAACGGCAGCGGCACCCGCATCCAATTTGAGAACGCTCGCCCATCACATTAGCGACAAGGTATATGAAGCCATTACCGGGGTGCGAGGCGCCTTCTCCACCAAGCTTGCCTACATTACACTTGATTCGTTCAACGGAAAGCCCCGTTACCGTCTGCAAGTGAGTGACGTGGATGGAAAGAGGGCACGAATCCGGTTGGAAAGTGAAGAGCCCATTCTCTCTCCGGCCTGGTCGCCGGACGGGAAGAAGCTTGCTTATGTGTCGTTCGAGACAGGTAAGCCTGTGATTTTCGTTCACGAACTGGCGAGCGGAAAGCGTACCAAAGTCGCAGATTTTTCCGGTCTCAACTCGGCCCCGGCATGGTCCGACGATGGCCAGTCGATGCTCATGACGTTATCCAAAGATGGCAACGCCGAAATCTACCGGATGAATTTGCAGAATCGTCAACTGACTAAAATCACCAACCACTGGGCAATAGACACTGAAGCCAGCTGGGATCACACGGGCAAGGGGTTGTTCTTTACATCGGACCGGTCCGGTGGCCCGCAAATTTATCATAAGGAAGATGCAGGGGCCGAGCCCCGGCGCATTACCTTTGGCAGCCGTTACAACGCCCGCCCAAGGCCGGACAACAGTGGCAAATTCGTTTACTACGTGCATCAGCGGGACAGGGCTTTTCACATTGCCAGAACCAATCTTAAATCCGGCGAGGAGACCATTCTTACTCGCACCGAATCCGATGAATCTCCCAGCGTATCCCCAAATGGTCGCATGCTTATCTATGCCACGAAGCAGGGCGGCAGCAGCGTACTCACGGTCATTTCCGCCGATGGCGGGGCTGCCTACAGTCTGCCTGCGTCGGAAGGCGATGTGAGGGAGCCTGCCTGGGGTCCGCTGGCCCGATAACAGATGGCTCAGGGCCGTCTGGTGAATAATTGCGTAACCAAGTCAACCAACTGAAAGGAAGTGATTATGAAATTGTCAGCTCAAACCAAGGTATTTGCACTGCTGTTGTCTGTCGGTCTCTTTGCCGGCTGTAGTTCTACCGGCGAGACTGTGGACGGTGGTGCTTACGGTTCTGACGTAGAGCCGATTGACCAGGAAGGTGGCTCCACGGTCTACGGTGGTGATGACCAGGGTGGCGTGTCTTCTTCAGCGCTGACTGAAGAAGAGCGAATGGCCGCGCAACAGAAGGCCGAGCAGGAAGCGCTGCGTGATATCACGACTTTTTACTTCGACTTCGATACTGCTGAAATCAAGCCGGAAGCCCGTGATGTCCTGGTTGCTCACGCACAGTTCCTGGCCGCCAACCCTGGCCAGCAGGTTCGCCTGGAAGGTCATGCCGATGAGCGCGGAACCAAGGAGTACAACCTGGCCCTGGGAGAGCGTCGTGCAAATGCGGTGCAGCGTTTCCTGATTGTGAACGGCGCTTCACGTGGCCAAATGGAAACCGTAAGCTATGGTGAAGAAAAGCCGGCGGTCATGGGCTCTAGCGAGAGCGTCTGGGCTCAGAACCGCCGTGTGGAGCTCGTATTCGAGTAAACGCACCTGATGTCAGGAAAGACCATGAGAAAACGACTCATGGCGACAGTGGTTCTCCCGTTTGCCTTTGCGCATGCGGGAGTGGCGCTGGCGCAGTCATCTACACCCGCTTTTCAGAATAATTCCTCGGAAGCGCAACGGAAGGCGAATAGCAGTCAGGCCACTGCCGAACTGTTTTACATGATCCAGCAGTTGCAGGGGGAGGTTCGCCGCCTGCAAGGCGAGGTGGAGGAGCAACGGCACCTCATTACCCGTTTGCAGGAGCAGGGAAGAGACCGCTATATCGACCTTGATCAGCGGATTCTGGATCTTTCTGAAAAGGTTGCGGAAAAAGCGAAGGCGCCAGCGACTGAGGCCGGTGGCGCAGGTACGAGTCCCGGACCGGTCACCAAGGAATATCGGCAGCCCGGTGCTGAAGAGCGCAAGGCGTACGAGCAGATCCAGGACTTGATCCAGAATCAGAAAAAGTACGACCAGGCGATCAGTCAGCTGTATGAGTTTATCGACAAGTACCCGGAAGGAGACCTGACGGTCAACGCGTATTACTGGCTGGGTGAGGTTTACCTCGTCAAACCGCAGCTGGAGCAGGCCAAGCAGGCTTTTACTGTTGTGGCGACCCGTTATCCGGACCATCGCAAAGCACCGGATGCGGTATTCAAGCTGGGCGTTACCCTTGATCGTCTCGGTGATAAGCAGGAAGCCAAAAGGCGGATGCAAAATGTCATCAGTGACTATCCGGACAGTAGCGCTGCTGAGCTTGCCCGAAAGTTCCTGAAGTCTGGTAATGGCTGAACAACAGTCGCGGCAAAAATGTTGAGAAACCTGGAAAAAGGGGTTGATCAACGCCGAAAAATCATTAC
This Marinobacter salinus DNA region includes the following protein-coding sequences:
- the ybgC gene encoding tol-pal system-associated acyl-CoA thioesterase; the protein is MAEQEAGSFFELPIRVYIEDTDAGGIVFHAKYLHYMERARTEWVRSCGVGLRAGLADNISYVVQRLAVHYSLPARLDDQLMVTAEPVASGRVWMEFRQRVFRAIDRKLLCEADVRVACVALDTGRPRRLPENMQELLRKHIRIIETTNRTSQE
- the ruvB gene encoding Holliday junction branch migration DNA helicase RuvB; this encodes MIESDRLISARAGEYEEVHDRAIRPTLLAEYVGQPSVREQMDIFISAARGRQEALDHVLIFGPPGLGKTTLANIIANEMGVSIKTTSGPVLEKAGDLAAMLTNLEEGDVLFIDEIHRLSAAVEEVLYPAMEDYQLDIMIGEGPAARSIKLDLPPFTLVGATTRAGLLTSPLRDRFGIVQRLEFYNTEDLTSIITRSARLSSVNIDEAGAFEIARRSRGTPRIANRLLRRVRDFAEVRSDGHISVDIADQALNMLKVDSQGFDHMDRRLLLAMIEKFDGGPVGVESLAAAISEERGTIEDVLEPFLIQQGYMLRTPRGRMVTSNAYQHFGVVPPKSGREDDLFG
- the tolQ gene encoding protein TolQ, which gives rise to MESEVSVWYLVSNAGVLVQLVMLLLALASVMSWALIFQRLQVFRKARQAQLAFEERFWSGMDLGQLYREVNAEPTAFSGMESVFRAGFKEFSRLRQQSRDADAVMEGSQRAMRVAFSREQERLETHLPFLATVGSTSPYIGLFGTVWGIMNSFRGLAQVQQATLATVAPGISEALIATAMGLFAAIPAVIAYNRFSAMSDALLKNYETFAEEFSSILHRRVHSSEKSVA
- the tolR gene encoding protein TolR; the protein is MKGMGMMPEHRRKPMSEINVVPYIDVMLVLLVIFMVTAPMLTQGVKVDLPETTSDPIQPDKNVESIVVSVDTNGAYYLEVGDKGSDPMSLGEVREQIAKILSQRTNSEILVRGDEHVEYGTVVRLMAELQGAGASSIGLITESPLDEK
- the pal gene encoding peptidoglycan-associated lipoprotein Pal; translation: MKLSAQTKVFALLLSVGLFAGCSSTGETVDGGAYGSDVEPIDQEGGSTVYGGDDQGGVSSSALTEEERMAAQQKAEQEALRDITTFYFDFDTAEIKPEARDVLVAHAQFLAANPGQQVRLEGHADERGTKEYNLALGERRANAVQRFLIVNGASRGQMETVSYGEEKPAVMGSSESVWAQNRRVELVFE
- the tolB gene encoding Tol-Pal system beta propeller repeat protein TolB, with product MSLHKALATVALVFLMAASAHAELLIRITEGADSAIPISIVPFAENGAIPPGDKVSSVVQSDLTMSGEFRPLPPEKMLSLPSKREDVFFRDWRLLGQRYVLVGELTRSADRVQARYELFDVNTEQRVLGETAAAPASNLRTLAHHISDKVYEAITGVRGAFSTKLAYITLDSFNGKPRYRLQVSDVDGKRARIRLESEEPILSPAWSPDGKKLAYVSFETGKPVIFVHELASGKRTKVADFSGLNSAPAWSDDGQSMLMTLSKDGNAEIYRMNLQNRQLTKITNHWAIDTEASWDHTGKGLFFTSDRSGGPQIYHKEDAGAEPRRITFGSRYNARPRPDNSGKFVYYVHQRDRAFHIARTNLKSGEETILTRTESDESPSVSPNGRMLIYATKQGGSSVLTVISADGGAAYSLPASEGDVREPAWGPLAR
- the tolA gene encoding cell envelope integrity protein TolA is translated as MKGHERELTSTGKPPWKSPVVLSVTLHLLIIGIALAGWSWTSPEHEPPPRSISARLISQTPEPSPIVEPVDQPDREEERRAAEQKRKAEEQRKEEARKLAEQQAREAAQQKAEEERKRQQALAREREEEKARAEEAARQKAEAEAKERERKKAAEEKQRQQEAKRKAEEEKRLQEERRKREEAERKKREEEARQEAERKRLEAERKLREQQLEALADEAERSRKAEAERQAQAAAARAREAQMLTESEKYLALIKERLQQAWYPPSSATEQMVAHLQITLLPTGELSGVRLTRSSGNTAFDNSAMGAVRALNRYPIPDDRDTFERYFRQFTIEFNPSGLR
- the ybgF gene encoding tol-pal system protein YbgF is translated as MRKRLMATVVLPFAFAHAGVALAQSSTPAFQNNSSEAQRKANSSQATAELFYMIQQLQGEVRRLQGEVEEQRHLITRLQEQGRDRYIDLDQRILDLSEKVAEKAKAPATEAGGAGTSPGPVTKEYRQPGAEERKAYEQIQDLIQNQKKYDQAISQLYEFIDKYPEGDLTVNAYYWLGEVYLVKPQLEQAKQAFTVVATRYPDHRKAPDAVFKLGVTLDRLGDKQEAKRRMQNVISDYPDSSAAELARKFLKSGNG